The sequence CTGGAGCAGTCATGTCCATCAGAAATTTTGATAACTCCTTCAGTAACAGCCATCAAAGAATAGGCTTGGCTCTTTATGGTGTCATATGGGTGCAAGTCTTCATTGGATTTTTCAGGCCTCAAAGGTAATTTAACTGAGCCCTCATAAGTttttaaggggggggggggaatgaagTGTTTATTGAAAGACTGAATTGGGCCACAGAATGACTAAATCTTCATTTAGTAATTGCAGGCATGATTGGCTACTTGGTTGTCATGTAATAGGAAGTTCATTAACCCAAATTCAgtttatgaattttattttttaaaaacattAAAATAAAGTTCATAGCTCCAAGTAACTGTGCCTGAGTACAGTTTCATTTCCATATCTGAAAATGTGTGTGGGTTGGTGGGTGGGagtcacagagagagagagagagagagagagagagataagggaGGGTGTTGGGCAGGGGTTATATGTTTCTATGCTTTAAGTTCCTTCTTTACCCTGTACAGGGGAACCAAAGGAAGAAGTATATGGTATTTTGCTCACTGGGCACTTGGAACTGGAATTTCTATGCTGGGGATCATCAACATATATATCGGGCTACGAGCCTATGAGAGTAAAACCTTGAAAAGTACAAGAATATGGACATTACTTTTCACTGCTGAGATATCGTTCATTGCTTTCCTCTACCTGTTACAAGACAAGTGTGATTATATGCAAAAGCAGGGTTTAATTTTGGGTAATGAACCCATCGCGCCCAGAGAgcagatcaagtcctcgtacgagaaACATTCTCGTAAGGGGATGATCTGCACAGATGAAATCCACCCAACAACCAACTCTGTGGTGGATTCCATTAGTGTGGATCAGCCTGTACAAGAACggttctcatacgagaacctgatccacactcccGTGCCCACAGATCCACAAGTAATTTCTCCAACAGCCAACCAAAAGGAAATGATTGTGCCTTGATGGAAAAGCAATTTTAAGGTGTCCTTCCAACTAGCATGGGATTCTTTTTTGTCTTTCCCCGATTTTCTTCCTCAGACATTGAATTTCTTGGAATTCATGAGACCAACTGAAGCATGTTCGGAAGAAACAAAAGTTTTTTTCATTTCCTAAATAGATATGACCGATTGGGAATGGTGTGCTGCTTTGTATAAGCCATAGGGGTTGCATATAGTTTTCCAGTTAACTTGTAAGCATCTTTCTACATTACTGACCATGATGAGTACTACAGTTTGTAACATTGAATTGTGTAAAAGCTTCCATCAGTATACTTAACCTTGTGTTTGTGTATAGAATGAATGTTTATCATGGTATCGTATCAATTCTCAAAACATCTCTGAAATAGACCAATCAAATTCATCATTGAATATAAATTTAAAATCAGTATTCTCTCATGATTGTAAGTGGACCGTAGTTCTCAAGGCCTCACCTAAGCCTCAAGGCAACCTGGGATGCCCTAGGCAACTGTTCGCCTCAATGGTCAAGGTACCTAGACCATaccaattgggggggggggggcgctgGCCACTGCCTTGGCACCATAACAACTATGAAGGGGATGACAATCTCTAAAGCTATAAGCCAAGATTACCAAACAATGCTGGCTTCCACATGATACACATGATTGAACTTTGCTGCCCTGAATGCCACATCTAATAGCCAGTAGTTTGATACTTGTTTTCACTCACATTTGGTTGGCACATCATCCAAGGAAGGATGAACCACAAAACTTCCTTCATACTTTCATACTTTGTGGACTCATTTATTGCAAAATGGCAAATCAGAAGTTTCTTGGT is a genomic window of Macadamia integrifolia cultivar HAES 741 chromosome 13, SCU_Mint_v3, whole genome shotgun sequence containing:
- the LOC122059335 gene encoding cytochrome b561 domain-containing protein At2g30890-like; translated protein: MKIFQKLVFLTIASSIVVLALLPSVSSSNEEKKPVSNHKIQTKNIQKLSPELSFEITVHGFLLWVSMGFLMPIGVLIIRMSNRVKCRRRLKVIFYFHVILQILSVLLATAGAVMSIRNFDNSFSNSHQRIGLALYGVIWVQVFIGFFRPQRGTKGRSIWYFAHWALGTGISMLGIINIYIGLRAYESKTLKSTRIWTLLFTAEISFIAFLYLLQDKCDYMQKQGLILGNEPIAPREQIKSSYEKHSRKGMICTDEIHPTTNSVVDSISVDQPVQERFSYENLIHTPVPTDPQVISPTANQKEMIVP